Within Lasioglossum baleicum unplaced genomic scaffold, iyLasBale1 scaffold1512, whole genome shotgun sequence, the genomic segment attcaaattagtaacgttctccaacggattgactctgtacattaatatttataccgtgaaatagcgtGACTAACGCCAATTACTTctcagtggattcactcccggagtacatggtttggctcttggaagcaaggacagatgaagctattcacgtagccgttcgactccaaaagaagatggtatccttGTCTaactgtttgactttcgattttgctatttatattgggttgtccggaaagttcgtgcAGATTTTCATGGTAATTAAAACGCAGCTATTTAAGTATTGGTACACATTTATTAAGTTATTTAAGTACCATTCTGTTTCGCAACCTTTCTTCATTTTGCATGCAGCGTGAGAATTCCGTCCTTCCAGAACCTCTCAAGTTTTTCGGCAAAAAATTGTCTAAATGGGTTTTTATCTCGACCAAAGAGTTGAAAGTTTCTCCATTATGGGAAACTTGTATTGATCGGAAAAGTTGTGAAACCGAAGGCGCAAGGTCTGTCGAATACGGTGGATGGGGTAGAACATCCCAACCAAACTCCAACAATTTTTGCCGAGCTTTCAAAGACACATGAGGTCGCGCATTGTCCTGATGAAATACGACGCCCTTCCTATTCGCAATTTCTGGACGTTTTTGTTCAATTGatgtcttcaatttatttaattgaGAGCAGTATTTTACCGAATCtattgtttcattatttggtaAAATCTCAGAATGTAGGATTCCTTTCTAGTCCCACCAAACACAGAGCATTACCTTCTTCGAATGAAGACCGGCTTTTGGGGTGACTAAAAGTGGTTCATCACGCTTTCTCCTGGAAAACGCTTTCTAtgctgaacatttttatgaattatCCATTTTTCATCTCTCGTCACTAATTGCTTCAGGAATGGCGTCTCCTCGTTGCGCTTGTAAAGCAAGTCACAAATGGAGATGCTGTTCAACAGATTTTTTTCCGTTCAATTGTTCTGAACCCATACATCAAGACGGCATACATAGCCAAGATTCACAGTATGATCGTGGATAgctgattttgatttatttagcaTTCCTGCTAATTGGCGTAACGTTGAGCATGGGCTATCCTCGATTTCTGTTCTGATCGTATCTTCGTCTGTGGTGGACGGGCTACCTGGGAGTTCTTGATCTTCAAGGTCGAAATTTCCAGCTTCAAACCGTGCAAACCACTTAGGCACAGTTCTTTCGGCTACGGCATCCTCGCCATAAACAGCGCATATCTTATTTGCCGATTGTGTGGCATTTTTGCCCATTCGGATAAAGAAAAGCATTAGGTGCCTGTAATGCTCATTATTTACCACCATATTCTAATGCGTACAAAACTGATTAAAATTAACGAATCGTGACCAACCTTTTTTCCAAATATGGCTGAAGTTACCTCTTTTAGAATATGTACACGTGgcatttgttttcaataattgtgatataTTCAGGTAGGACTCGCACGCTA encodes:
- the LOC143220749 gene encoding histone-lysine N-methyltransferase SETMAR-like, yielding MGKNATQSANKICAVYGEDAVAERTVPKWFARFEAGNFDLEDQELPGSPSTTDEDTIRTEIEDSPCSTLRQLAGMLNKSKSAIHDHTVNLGYVCRLDVWVQNN